From the genome of Sediminibacter sp. Hel_I_10:
TAGCAAGCTTATTAGATACCTATACCACTTTAGACAATGAGGCGGTATATCCTGCAACCATATTCTTTATGGCTGGTTTGGGGCTTTTTGTAGGCTTTCATATGACCAAAAATTTGGATAAAGCATAGTCTCTTTTAAAAATAATGCTCTAAGCTGCCAACTCATCATTGGCAGCTTTTTTTGTTCTAAATTTTATAGAATATGTATCTTTAAGGACTTGAAATAAAACATATCTTCTCATGAAACAATTCTTAATCCTTGCCTTAGTCCTTCTCACTATTACTTCATGCAAAAATGACAAAACTGAAAAGACTCCAGAAACTGCAGATATCGAAAACAATGCAGAATTTGACGAGTTACTAAATAATTATTACGAGGCAGGCTTAAAGCTCAATCCATTAATGGCAACAGCGGAGGGAGACAATCGCTATAATGATTATATGCCCAATTTTTTATCTAATGCGTACAAAAGTGATTTAGAATCTTATTATAAAAACTACAAAGAGAAAGTGAATGCTTTTGATGACGAGAATCTTTCTAACACTCAAAAAATGAGTAAGACCATTTTAAATTGGGAATGTGATATTAACTTAGAGGGGCTTCAGTTTGATCAAGATCTTACCCCTATCAATCAAATGTGGACCTTGCAGCTCAATATTGGCCAATTGGCTAGTGGTGCAAGCTCCCAACCGTTTGAAACAGTTACAGACTATGAAAACTGGCTTAAAAGATTAGATGGCTATTTGGATTGGATGGATTCTGCCGAAGCTAAAATGAAAGAAGGCATGGCTACCCAAAATGTCTTGCCTAAATCTCTAATTATTAAAGTGCTCCCTCAATTGGAGGCCATGACCACCACAAATTTAGACGAGCATTTGTTTTATGCCCCGGTTCGAAATTTTCCTGAGGACTTTAGTCAAGAAGATCAAAAGCGATTAAAGGAAGCTTACGAGAGGAAAATTAAAGAAGCCATTATTCCTGCCTATACTAAACTTCTCGATTTTATGAGTACCGAGTATTTAGACGCTGGCCGAAGCACTAGCGGTATTGCAGACACACCAAACGGTAAAGCTTTTTATGAACATCAAATTAAACTTTACACCACTACCAATATGAGTGCCGATGAGATTCATCAATTAGGACTCAAAGAAGTGAAACGTATTTTATCTGAAATGGAAAAGGTAAAGACCGAAGTTGGCTTTGAAGGCGATATCACCGCCTTTTTTGACTATGTTCGTAACAACGAAAAATTAATGCCTTTTAAATCAGCTGCTGAAGTTATTGATCATTTCAATAAAATCCATGAGATCATGAAGCCTCAAATCAATAGGCTTTTTGATTTAAAACCGAACACGCCTTTTG
Proteins encoded in this window:
- a CDS encoding DUF885 family protein codes for the protein MKQFLILALVLLTITSCKNDKTEKTPETADIENNAEFDELLNNYYEAGLKLNPLMATAEGDNRYNDYMPNFLSNAYKSDLESYYKNYKEKVNAFDDENLSNTQKMSKTILNWECDINLEGLQFDQDLTPINQMWTLQLNIGQLASGASSQPFETVTDYENWLKRLDGYLDWMDSAEAKMKEGMATQNVLPKSLIIKVLPQLEAMTTTNLDEHLFYAPVRNFPEDFSQEDQKRLKEAYERKIKEAIIPAYTKLLDFMSTEYLDAGRSTSGIADTPNGKAFYEHQIKLYTTTNMSADEIHQLGLKEVKRILSEMEKVKTEVGFEGDITAFFDYVRNNEKLMPFKSAAEVIDHFNKIHEIMKPQINRLFDLKPNTPFEVRQTEAFRENSASAEYNPGSVDGKRPGIFYVPVPDPSSYNIFSDESLFLHEAIPGHHYQISLQQENKSLPKFRKTLWYSAYGEGWALYSESLGKELGLYTDPYQYFGMLSAEMHRAIRLVVDTGLHSKGWTREEAIKYSMKNEAESVASITSEIERYMANGGQALSYKIGQLKIIALRAKAEKALGDNFNIAQFHNEILKNGCLPLAVLEDNINAWISKNKA